The window AGGGCACCACCGGCCGGGACCTGATGCGCGGGCCCGGCCACCGCCGGGACACCGCGCTGCCCGGGCAGAGCGGGGTCGCGGTGGTGTTCGGCCGCGGGGCGACCTTCGGGGCGCCGTTCGCCGAGCTGTCCAGGCTCCGGGTCGGCGACCGGATCGAGGCGACCACCGGGCAGGGCAGGTTCACCTACACCGTCAACGTCTACGGGGACGGCGACCACCCGATCAGCGACCCGGTCCGCAACCGGCTGGTGCTGGTCACCGGGGACTCCGACTGGATCCCCGGCTCGACGGTGATGATCGGCGCCCGGCTGGACGGCGACCCGGAGGTCAATCCCGGCGGGCGCCCCGCCACCGTGCCGTACGACAAGGCGCTGGCCGCCGACAAGGGCGCGCTGGCCACGCTGCAGCTGTGGTCGCTCGGGCTGCTGGGCGCGGTGGTCGCCGCGATCCTGCTGGCCCGGATCTGGCGCCGCTCGGCCGCCTGGCTCAGCATCGCGCCGGTGATCGCCGCGATCCTCTGGGCCGTGTACGAGAACGCCGCCGCCCTGCTGCCCAACCTCTACTGAAGCGCGCCCGGAGGACCGTACCGATGACGGATGCACCGATGACCGACGTACCCCCGC of the Kitasatospora sp. NBC_01246 genome contains:
- a CDS encoding class E sortase, coding for MTAPALEKPAPPAPGTPAAPAAATPAPDPRAAGAGPGAARPARRRFLQGAWAVSLLAALTMGFVGYLFTLSHLQQRHYQSTAYKTFRDQLAKAVAPTGGAADGDPVALLDIPAIGLHGAVVVEGTTGRDLMRGPGHRRDTALPGQSGVAVVFGRGATFGAPFAELSRLRVGDRIEATTGQGRFTYTVNVYGDGDHPISDPVRNRLVLVTGDSDWIPGSTVMIGARLDGDPEVNPGGRPATVPYDKALAADKGALATLQLWSLGLLGAVVAAILLARIWRRSAAWLSIAPVIAAILWAVYENAAALLPNLY